In Gossypium hirsutum isolate 1008001.06 chromosome A10, Gossypium_hirsutum_v2.1, whole genome shotgun sequence, the DNA window AATGAGTGTTAGTTCGATTGGCATCGACATTATTGCCGGTGTAGGAGTACGTGAGTTCGAGCACGTTGAAGcacattattctcttatttaaaatttagggaGAGACAATGAGTAGTTCATAATATTGGATTCAAAAGAAAAGATATGATAATTTtaatcaataataataaataatataaaaacccAATTTAAATAAAACGAGCAAGTAGAGCAAACTAACACCATTTATAATCGCTCCATATCCACTTTTCAAAGAAAATCTCAATAAATGGGATTCttaatttcattatttcattGCTTAATTCAGGGCAATTTGTGACTTGCCTAAGGATGATGATAAAGCATAAGAGCTTGAGAAAGGAAAGCAATGATATTTACTTTTTCATTGTCTTGGATTTTAAAGTCCTACAAAATATACACTATTATACAATTAGTCCTTTTAAGTATCAATTTCACATCTTTTGACTACTAAATCAACATTGATTTCATTCGGTGGAAATAATAGGAAACCAAATCAAAAAGTGCCTTACTGTCAAAGGCATGCacatgtatttatatttattttcagcTATTGAATGGACCGCCGTATAAAAAGCACTATCAATGTACATCAACTGTCCCTATTCATATCTCTTTACCACATGCCAAATGGGTGCGTATTTATACCATTTATGACCCATGTTATTGACAATTATTATCACCATCCCAAGTTTAGATATCATCAACTATGGTAGCTAGTTAGTATTTTGTGTTGCTCGATTTGAGAAGGGATTGTATCAAATTGAAATTTCATCTCATCTCTATCTCTTTTTaataaaagaatgataaaaaatcatattttacttctaaaaaaatttaaatttaattaaaaatgctaaaaattaggagagaaaaattaatttattattctctTGTTAAAAAGAGATAGAGATGagagaaaattacaattttatataatctttaaaGTTAAAAAggatcatttatatatatacgaaATCGAATAGACAAAGTATACAATTTTAAATAtctttatgaatatatatatatatatgaaaactaCTAGATAGAATTGAACTTTTTAATAGGCTTTGTCATGGGTTGataaaacaagaagaaaagatCAAAAACATGATTTAAGATTTGTCAAGATTATCAATGATGAGAATCATATGGAACATCAATGTCATCAtgaaaaaactaattaaaacttggtttttttttgtcattttgttctttaattaaactctagtttttttttttaaattttttggacAATCACTTTATACTATTCATAATTTCTCTCTAGGTCATTTTAGAGCACTCAAACCTACACTCTTTCGCGTAAGTAATAATTTTCATATCAATTGAACTAGACTTAATTatcttttttgcttatttttaattGCACAAAATTAAAATTCGAAGAAGATATATATCGTATTGTaacatataattacatttttattgcATAACACTGTTTAAGAAAAGTAAAAAGCATAAGGCTCCATTATCATATCTTTTAGCATTTCAATATCAAAAGCAAAGGATACTATCAAACcctgcaaataaaataaaaaggatcacaaaataaaacacaaaacccAATAAATAAACCCTTTCTTCCTTACTCTCTTTTTGCTAATTAATTAGCATATACGTGTGGTTTCATGGCTCGAACTCTTCTTCGAACTCCTCTTGATTCTGATTATATTTTCCCATGTTATTGTAACGGTTCTCGTTGAACTCGTTCCTCGAACCGACTCCCCTCGAGTTCTCGAACCGGTTCGGGTAGTAGTTGTTCTCAGAACTCACATCATGGTAGTACTTCCCATTCTCCAAGAACCTAGTATCACTCATACCTTGCTTCTCAACATTGTTGTACTCATTGTTACCATTGTAATAGTTGTTGTTGTTCTGGTTTTCCTTAGTACTCCATCCTTTCTCAGTGAACATGGCCTCATTGTTACCGTTGTAATAGTTGTTGCGATTCTGGTTTTCCTTAGTACTCCACCCTTTCTCAGTGAACAAGGCCTCATTGTTACCATTGTAATAGTTGTTGCTATTCTGGTTTTCCTTGGTACTCCACCCTTTCTCAGTGAACAAGGCCTCATTGTTACCATTGTAATAGTTGACATTGTAGTTGTTGGTTTCTTTGGTGGCCCATCCTTTCTCATTGAACTTGGCTTCACTTTGCTGCTCAGCGTTCCCGTAGGCATTTGTCTTGCTATAAAAGTAAGAGTCTTTGTTGTTGGTTTTGGACGCTGGGATGCTATTGTAGGGTTCATCAGGGTGGTATTTAACAGGTGTGACATAGGGTTCATAGGTTTCTTTGGTACTGGTGGTGCTAGGAGGGAGCTGACCAGACTCATGACCGTAAAGCCCATAGCTTTGGGTCTCGGGGATAAACCTTGGCTCTTGCTCCTTCTTCCCCAAAGTGGTTTGTTCTTCTTTGTTGGTCACCTCTTTCTCATTTGTGTTAACGCTTGGGATTTTGCTAAAGAAATCCCTACCATGTATTTCAACGGAGAAGAGGGCTAAAAGGAAGAAGTAAGAGATGAGTTTTGGTGAAGAAGCCAtcggcaaaaaaaagaaaaaaagggaaagcaAAGATTTTGTAGGTAATGTAAGAGACTACACACTAACGAGGAATCCGTGATGATGCAAAGTGCTTATATAGGAAGAGTAGAAGAGCAATGATTTTGTTTTCActctaaattgttaaaattttctacTCAATTAACGGAGGGGGTGAAGATGGTTATGATTGTAGGGACTTGGATGagagagaaattaaaaaaaaaaagaaagaaaagaaaacctttaTCAAAAGAGGCCCCTTTACTTTGTGTTTGTTGTTAATCAAccatgtttcatttatttcattttcaatatcatgatattctattataaaaaaatattgacataaaaggaaaatgagagaaaattaaaatataaaattcttttgtgCATATAAAAAACAATCATGGCATaaaaaagtttatgttaattaattatattttaaaagtgatttttataaaataaatctacTAGGATTGTTTATAATTTCTATTTCCCCACAGTGGGAAACAAGTGAAATGTGTAAGCTTTATTTGTTTTTTGGTCACATAAGATTCCCTCCTGACAGTCCACTTAATTCTTTACCAATCCTATTAATTAAAATCACTACTACTAAGTGACCCTATTATTTGTGTATCAAACTATTGATTGTTTCGTATCTTCTAAGCAAAACCCAAActcattttatttcaatattataatAAAAGTCATTAATTGTATCTTAGCTCGATTGACATGAGCGTTGTCGATGTAAAAAGACATGAATTTGAGTGTGTTAAAGCACATTATCTTCccatttatgggttggggaggggttatgagtaattctaaacattgtattaaaaagaacagatataattAGAACctgtaaatttattatttcatttttcatctcttaaaaaaacaataaaaggaaaaaaaaagataatggaGTTTAAGAGATTTGAAGAAAAAATGTGTGGAAGTTCTAAAAACAGAATATTCATCTCACAATAATTAATATCATTGAAAACTAGTGTATCGTTTTTTGTATTGGTATTGGTATGTATTAATATCGATGCGAGTAGTAAACAAGTTGGATCGAATTAATGTAATTAAAACTATAGTTGGCAAAGGTGGAGACTTTGAGTCTTAAGCCAAGTTCAAAATTTACCATGCGCAATTGTATTTGTAGGTTTTTTTAGTTTTGATACTTATGGTTATTTAGACTTATGTCTGTAACTATACTGTACTTGTTACAtttcaaaggaaaaaaatttattattatttttaagttaaaattttttttttaaaatgtttaagaaataaataaaataaaatttaggtaTCATAATTTTGTACAAACTAGTATTGGTCAAAACTCTTGGAACAATTGGTACACACCAAAATCTTGATCGGAATGGAACCTATATTACTTAGTACTTGTTAAGGGCTGAAACAGTATCGACTAAAATAGATTGAATTCCATTTTGAATAAACCTATTTACGTGTTGGGTGGCTCTTTCGATTTAGTAAAATTTAATCTAATTCAAATCAAACTTAAACAAGAATTTCATTCGATTGGTTGaacttgaatttaaattaaataacctaaaaatatttatttaaattcaattataaaaaataatattgatataaaattatatttttttttatttttttaatattaaaattaattatttaagcgATCAGATCAAACTCAAGAAAATAAGAATTATATAACTCAATTAAAATTGATCCATGAACACTTTTAATTTCGGAGCATTATTTTTAACCTAAACCCTCTTATATCTGGTAACTATATCAAATCTTAAAAAGCTTAGAACACATTATAATGGTGGGATTAGGGGGGAATAGAGGGCATCGTGGGCTGTGGAAATTTAGAGATGAAAGGGAGCGGCGGATGATAATGCGAGGATTAAGGGGGAAGTGGTGGGACATTAAACTATGTCGTTTAGCGGCTGTCTCCATGTGCTATTTTTCTACACCGtaggttgattttttttaatataaaaaattaataattgaatttacgtATAATTTTATAtgccttattatttttataagtttttattaaatctattctttttgacataatgtcTAGAATAAGTATAGCTCCtcatcaactcataaataggaggataataggcttcagcgcactcgaacttatgtcctcttacattgacaacaatatccataccaaaatatatttttaaaggaGTGGTTAAGAATTgtaattgataataaattttaaagattttaaaaaatatatttttattaaataagaaaaatcaaatataatataaagaattaaaacaaaattacactttattaattaaacacctctaataaattaaaattaaaaaaaaatcataattacgatttattaattatgcatattttaagAATGGTATAATGTATTTACCCTAATAAGGTGCTTCAAATGCAAATTACTTACATAGCTAGCAaggaaaaaacaaacaaacattcTTTAATTGTAATTGAATATTGGATACCAAATCTTTTTAAATAACCTTTagacaaatatataaaatttcacgaaaattgacgggattttaaaaaaataattgattgaGTCTCAGTTTGATTGATATGTATATTGTTATCAATTCAGGAGAATGTAAACTTAAATACGCTGAAGTACATTGAAGGATTTAGAAAGAAACTATAAGTAATTCTAGATATTACATAAAAGAAAAACAGATATAATCGAAACTTATTTCCTTTCATAATTATTCTTACTCACCTTTATGACTCATGCGATGAAAATTCAAGCACCAATGTCTAAAGCAACCTAAATATATacgaaaaaaaaatgaatgttaGACTTTTTGTTTTGATAACCAAATAACATGAAAGTGCGACTTAAAGTCTAATCTAGGGTTaatcttgattaacacaaaattgaatattttttacATTAACAATTTTCTATTTATGGGTTTTTGATTATTCTTAGCTGAGAGTGTTTCATTCccaagaaaataaaaagttttggacatataaaaaagtataaggacttaaaatataaattaatcgaCATATTAACAAATAAATGGGATGCAAAATAATCTTTAAAATTGAAGAAAAGTACATTGTATTTTTTTTGATGTTTTCTAGGTCAGTTTTATTATCTATTTTCGGGGTTTCGTGAAGAGATGTAACATCGTTTTTAATGTTCAAACTCACGATTTTTTTCGTTAAGAAAATAATTGTAAattcttattcttattttattttacttttggtTTCTTGTTGCATCCCATTGATTTAAGTGAAGTTTTAGTTGCGTGATCAGCGGCAGAGGACATTTCAGCCAATGCAAAGCATGTATCCATAAGAGCTGGCAATCAAACTCCTCCCACCTCTTAacctaattttgaaaaacaaTGTTTGCACAGATTAATAAGACATGTATtttaacagaaaaagaaaagcagatttttaactcgattgatatgggtattgttgtcaatacaaTAGGGCGTGGGTTTAACTGCACTGAAACGCactatcctcttatttatggtcGGAAGATGCTATGAATAGTTCTAGGCATTatatcaaaaagaacaaatacaATCAAAACCCATAATTAGATTGttcgaaaaagaagaaaaaaagcgTTATCGCTAACTTCAATTTATGTGAATCAGATTGATTTTGAATTtacttaaatttgattttaaatatttttgaattattttaagtttGGATTAGTTTAGGTATGAATTGTTTCGAGTTTAAGTCATGTTTTTCAATTCTCATATTACTCTTTCGTATCATTTTAAGTTGgatattttagttttaaattgactaaattcaaATTTTCggctttttataattaaattatatgatattgaatttggATTCAAATTAATTGAATCTAAGTGAACAATACCCCAAAGTGTAGTAAAACACAAGCTGGTACATGAACATGATGAATAAAGTCAAAGCAATTGGTCCCTAAAAATGAGGAAAAAGTCTAAGGTAGCTGCCTGGAAAATTCAACTAAACTGAATTCACAAAAGTAGAGTTTCTGTTAATGTGGTTGGGGTTTGGTAGGCTTATATTTCAAGGAAATTTGATGGGTAAAGTAGTTGTACATCGAATAAATTCAAAGTTATTAGTTGGGTTCAGTAATTCCCTACCAACATTTAAAATAAGAGTTGGTATTGTAGTAATAAATAAGTGGGTGATGGACATATCAACTGATTGGTTATATCATTTTGAGCAGGATGAATTTCGATTTAGTtagattattttaaattcaagttgTTTCAAATTTTCATCGTTTAGATTGAGATTTGTTTTTTAGT includes these proteins:
- the LOC107925267 gene encoding protein E6-like, with amino-acid sequence MASSPKLISYFFLLALFSVEIHGRDFFSKIPSVNTNEKEVTNKEEQTTLGKKEQEPRFIPETQSYGLYGHESGQLPPSTTSTKETYEPYVTPVKYHPDEPYNSIPASKTNNKDSYFYSKTNAYGNAEQQSEAKFNEKGWATKETNNYNVNYYNGNNEALFTEKGWSTKENQNSNNYYNGNNEALFTEKGWSTKENQNRNNYYNGNNEAMFTEKGWSTKENQNNNNYYNGNNEYNNVEKQGMSDTRFLENGKYYHDVSSENNYYPNRFENSRGVGSRNEFNENRYNNMGKYNQNQEEFEEEFEP